The Solibacillus sp. FSL R7-0668 genome includes the window GTTCTGTCATAATACAAACCCCCAATCGACTAAAAATGAATGGCCTTCCCTTCAATTGCTAGTGCCGCTTCTCCAATGACCTCACTCAAACTTGGATGTAAATGCACCATTTGCCCAAACTCCCATGGTGACGCATTTAAAAATAATCCTAATGCCGCTTCTGAAATTAAATCTGTCGCATGTGGTCCAATTAAATGAACGCCAATTACATCATTCGATAGTTCATCCACGATCACCTTTACAAAGCCTTCTGATTCGCCGTAAACAATCGCTTTTCCAATCGCTTTAAAAGGAAATGTCGCTGTTGTTACTTGATAGCCCTGTTGATGTGCCTGTGCCTCTGTTAACCCAACACTTGCAACCTCAGGGGAACTGTATACGCCACGCGCAATCTTTGCGTATTCTATCGGCATTAAATGCGTTCCTACAATATGCTCAACCGCTCGAATCCCCTCATGAGAAGCGACATGCGCTAATTGCATCCCACCAATGACGTCCCCGATCGCGTAAATATGACTTTCCTTTGTTTGGAAGCTTTCATTGACGAGAATCGAGCCATTTTCTAACTCGATTTCGGTATTTTCAATGCCGATATTTTCAGTATTCGCAACACGGCCAACCGATAATAATACAGCCTGCGCCTCAATCGTATTGCCTTCAAGCGGAATCGATACTTGTTCCGCTACTTGTACTGTTGATGGATCGAGCTGTACATTGAAATGAATGCTCACGCCGCGCTTTGTCAATTGCTTATACATTTCGTCTGAGATGGCTTCATCCTCTGTTGGAATTAAGCGATTCCCTGCTTCTAAAATGGTCACATCCACCTCAAAATCGATGAGCATCGAAGCCCATTCCACCCCAATGACACCACCACCAATAATGACGACGGATTTTGGTAATTGCTCTAATGTCAAAAACTCATCGGATGTAAAGACCTTCTCCCCATCAACCTTTAAACCAGCTAAATGGCGCGGTCTTGAACCGGTAGCAATAATGACATTTTTCGGGATGAGCATCTCGTTTTCGGAGCCATCCGACATCTCTACAGAAATCGTGCCCGGCATTGGTGAAAATATAGACGGTCCTAAAATTCGACCATAGCCACCAAATACATCGATTTTGCCCTTTTTCATCAGATGCTGAACACCTTTATAAAGTTGATTGACGACCTGCTCTTTTCGTTGCTGAATGCGATCAAATTGCAGTGTTACCCCTTGAACTTCTATCCCAAAATCCAGTGCTTTTTTGGATTGTACATACACTTCCGCACTACGTAGTAACGCCTTTGTCGGAATACAGCCTGCATGTAAGCATGTACCACCTAGCTTATTTTTTTCGACAATGGCCGTTTTTAAGCCGAGCTGTGCAGCACGTATTGCCGCTACATAGCCACCTGTTCCCCCGCCTAAAATGACAACATCATATTCCTTCGCCATGTGCAGCACCCCTTGTGAACTAATTCTGTTTCTTTAACGACCGTTTAAAATATTTTTTTCATTTTGCAGGAATGTACTGCGCGTTTTCGCAACTCGCGCAATTCTTTCCTCTGCCAAATGATTTGCGGCTAAGTAAGTTGGTATATCTTGCTCCTTTGAGATAGCAAAAATCTTTTCTAAGCTCGTATAAATCGTTTCCACTCGTTTCATTGCTCGTTCGCGATTGTAGCCATATAATTCATCCGCTACGTTAATGACACCGCCCGCATTAATGACATAATCGGGTGCATAGACGATACCCATTTCATGCAAAACCAGTCCATGCTTTGATTCGGCTAGTTGATTATTAGCCGAGCCTGCGATGACCCTTGCTTTCAACTTTGGAATCGTTGTATCGTTAATAATTGCACCTAATGCACATGGGGCAAAAATATCAACCTCTTGCTCATAAATTTCGTCTGGTAAAACCGCTCTTGCGCCAAAATCATTGACTACGCGGTCGATTGCAGCTTGATTGATGTCTGTTACGACTAAGCGAGCCCCTTCCTTGTGTAGGTACTCACATAATGTATATGCGACATTCCCAAGACCTTGTACTGCAATTTTACGTCCGCCTAAATTATCATCACCAAATGCTTCCTTCGCTGCGGCCTTCATTCCTAAAAAAACGCCATATGCTGTTACTGGTGAAGGATTACCCGAGCTTCCGAATGCTGGCGAAATTCCTGTTACATAGTTGGTTTCTTCATGAATTAAATCCATATCCGAAACACTCGTACCGACATCCTCTGCTGTAATATAGCGTCCATTTAAGCCTTGGATAAAGCGACCTAATGCACGGAACATTTCTTCATTTTTATCTTTAAACGGATCACCGATGATGACCGTCTTCCCGCCCCCTAAATTTAAACCGGCAGCGGCATTTTTATATGTCATCCCACGAGCTAATCGAAGTGCATCTTCAATCGCATCTTCCTCAGAAGCATATGTCCACATGCGTGAACCACCTAGTGCTGGACCTAGTGTTGTATCGTGAATTGCAATGATTGCCTTTAAACCTGAAGCCTCATCTTGGCAAAAAACGAGCTGCTCATAATCATATTTTTGCATGTACTTGAATAATTCCATTACACTCTACTCCTTTTTCAAGAAAGCGCTTACTTTCTCGTGTTTTATAATTTATTCTGCCTAACGTTCAACAAAAACTTAAATGTGAATAATTTTTGTCTTTAAATTTACAATACTTTCAAATTCATCATGTTGCAACTATTATTCTCCCTTTTTCATCAAGTTCGAAAATTCAGAAAAATCAATCGATTATTACGTAGATGATAAGCTTACACGGATTCTATTTTTCTCGATATTTATTATTCCAAAAAAATAAAATGTCGCAGATTCGTCATATTGTCTTATTCAAATACAACTTTTTTATGTATACAATTGACAGTAATTATTGGTATTGTTAAATTAATGTTGCTTTATTTAGTGGAGGGATATGTATATGGCACGAATGGCTGCTTTTATTGTTCTCGTAATTCCTGCAATTCTCATGGCTGCGGGCATTAAATTTATGCGAGATACACTTTTCGGAATATTAATTTCACCATTCCCTTGGATTTGGGTTCAATTTGTCGTTGGGGTTATTTTCTTTGCCGTTTCTTTTTTATTTTTTGCAGGGTTTTTACTTCATCGAGACCGCAAGCGCGGAAAAGTTGCCGATCGTTGGCAAAACAAATAATTTTCAAATAGCATATACGCCATAAAAAAGACGCCGATGAAGGATTCATTCGCGTCTTTTTGTTAGTTTAGTTGCGCTTTCTGAACTTTATCCGGAAAATCGGTAATCCATCCCTTTACTGCTGGGTGCGGATTTTTCAAGAAGGGTTCGTTCCCCACAATGCCATAGAAGCGTATCCCCATTGCGGCCTCTTCACAATTGTTCAAATAGTGGCGCTTATAATATCTTTTATGGGCATGAATGGTATCAAAAAAGGATGGTTTCTTAATTGTCGTCCAATCAAATTTTTTCGTAATAATATAAGCCGTTTCCATTTCTGGTCGTACTTCTTTGACAATCCTTAATAATCTTTCATGAAACGATGAAAAATGACTATTTTTCGGTACTTGCATCGCTACTAAAAATTGACGGAATGCCGCTTCATTCATTAGTAAAGACTGCTTCAATTCAATATTCAAGGGCATTTGCTGTTCATTCGCCCAATCCAGAACCGTTTGAAACGATTCAATCGAATGTCCAAAAAAGCGTCGTGTAAATCGTTTTCCGAGCTTATAGCTTTGCAATTCTTTAAAAGAACAATCGGACACATTTCGTCTTTTTCCAGCCAATCGCTTTAAATCCAAATCATGAAATACTACTAATATCCCATCCTTTGAAATCTGGATATCTAATTCAATGCCATCTGCGCCCATGCTTTGCGCCTTTTTAAACGCTGCAAACGTATTTTCTAAACAACTATTAGATGCACCACGATGTGCAAAAACTGGAATCGCTTTCATTATACATTCAACTCTCCGAATTCAAGTAAGAATCGACCATTCGTCATGTTCGTTAACATTGTCGACTTTTTGCCGATTTGAAGATATGTACCAGGATGCGCTTCTTTTGTCACATTGATTTCTTCTTTACCTACACTGCGTAAATCAGTCATCAATTGTTTGATTTCACGATCCAAGCTCGCTGCCGATTCTTTATTAGCCGCTAATTTTAGCTTCGTTTGTTCCAACGCTGCGACTTGTGGCTTCGTTAAATTATTCACAACCGGCATTATACGGTTGATTTGTGATTCTAGCTGTAAAATATCTTCTTGCATTGATTTTAAGAGCGCTGCCTTTGATTGAATTAACTCAAGTCCATCTGTCTTGTTCACACTATTGATGATTAATTCGGTCTTTCGCTCTAAACGATTGCCTGTTATAGCTGACACGATTGTACTTTTGGCAATCGCTGTACCCCCAATAATCTTACCTTTTCGCTCATCCACTAATATCGAATGTGCTTGAATATTAGAACCTAATGCATAAAATCCGATACTTACTTCTCCACCAGCTACCAAATTTGCCTCATTCACATGCTTTACGAAAATATTTCCGCCCGCTTCCACTCGTGTTTCACCTAGGCCAAAAATACCTCCGCGAATGAAGATATCTCCATCGATTGATTTAATGAGCTTAGCCCCTGATACACCTTCAGGACCTTCAATCGAAATATCACCCTTTGCAACTACAGAAAAACCTGCCTGCACGGTACCACGTATTGAAATAGAGCCATTAAAGTCGATATTACCTGTCTGAACGCCCACATCGCCATTTACCGGTAAATGATAATTAACGCTAACTACGCCTTTGTGATCTTCTAGTACACCATTTATTTTAGAGCGTATGACCGTTTTTCCATCTTCTTCACTTTCGTAGGCAGATTTGCGGTCATATTTAATTGGAATATCGCGGCCGCGTTGTGCAGCTATTGACTCTCCGTATACATTCGTACCAGGAATACCAGGTTGAGCATGAATTTTTTCGCCTAGCCATGCCCCTTCTTCAATTTCAAAGATGAAGTTCATATCATAATAGTCTGCTTTGCCATCTTCGCGGATTACTGGTTTACGTTCAGGAATATTTAAGTACGTCACCTTCGCATCTTCACCTTTTACTGGTGGCGTTCCTTGTGCAATTAATATGGCTTTACCGCTTACCATTGTTTCAAATTTAATATCTTGAATTCCATAAACCACATTTTGCTCCTTTAAGAGCTTTTGTACAGTTTGTTGGAATTGCTGCGGATTCGAACGAATAGAATCCATTGTTTCATAAACAAATAGTGAAGCAGACATTTTATCGCGTGATACTTCTAATGTAACGGATGGTAACCATGTACCTATTTCTACTGGATTTGGCGTGACTTCATTTAGCACTTGTTTCAGAACTGCAAAATTTGTAAGTTTAATGCGAGGATTAAGGCGTACAATCGTATCAAAATCTTTTAACATAAATCCGGTTTTTACAGTTTTTATATAAACCTTGTCATTTTTTTCTGACACTTCAAAAAACTGATTCTCAAATATAGCCACACAGATCCCTCCCATACCTTATAGTATATACAAATATTAGGGTTTTGTTTAGCTAAATATTAGTCGAACTTGTCAGTTTTTTGTCCCCCATACAAAAATAATGCAAAAGTAGCGGACACCCCATACCTTTGCCCCCCTGTATAAATTCATTTAATAATCGTATTTTATAATTAATAGGTAATTCAGTGCATTGCGCTTTAAATGACAGATACTATGTACTTCGCAATTGAAAGGACAAAAAAAGAGTGCCCCGTAAAAACAAGGCACTAAACAGAATAATATGGCTGTATTCATATCATTCTAAGAAAGGAGGTAAAAACTAAGAATAAGATTTGTCTTACTTAAGTCATAATACCCCTACATGATAAAGGATAAACATCTTTCCCAAAAAATGTCGTTAACTCGCTACCATTTCAATACGAATCTTGTCCGCAATCATGGCAATGAACTCGCTATTCGTCGGCTTTGACTTCATATGGTGCACGGTGTAGAACGTTGGTATATAAGGGTTTACGAGGACTTTAACTAACTAAAGCAAATAGTTATTTATTGGTTTACGATGTAGGGTTTATCGGTAAATAAATCCCTGTGTTCCATCTATTGTAAAGGAATATGGGTGATATTTCAACTACTAATTGAATAAAAAAAGAGAGCATCTCTGCTCTCCTTTACTCCATAAAATGTTCAATTTGATATTTCTTTAAAATATCCATTACAGTTAACATATCTTGTTGCATAGAATCAAACTCATCACTTGCTAATTCTTTGAATACTTTGTCCTTACTAGTAAAATATTTAATCTTATAATTACACCATTGTTCCCTATGATATAGCACAGAAGAATAATAATTTTCAATTTCTCTTTCTGCTGGTGTAGAAATAGTATATGAAAGACCATTCAAATATACTATTTCATCTCTATAAAGTTGTATATACTCTTCAATCTTTTGTTCATCTGATTTATTTGTATATGCTGTATTAATAAATTTTATTTCATCTTCAAAATTCAAATATCTATTTAACGTCTCACTAAATGAATCGAAAAATTCAGGTGTAATATAACCTAATTGAACTCCTGTAGGATATTCGGATAAATCATTTTCTAAAGAATTTGAATAGGCTATTTCATGAGACTTAGAATTATTTTTAAACTTTAAAATTGCAAAACCACTTACCCCAACTGCCACAATAAACATAATAATAACAGATATTAGTAATGTCTTATTTTTCATTTTACATTCAACCTTTTGTATTCATTTCATTCAGTACAAGCATAGTACAGGTAAACACCATACACACTAATGCTAAAACGAAATATGCAGTAGTGTGAGTACCATTGATGATATAATTATATGCATCCCCACCTACATGAACATTCTTGCTATCTAATAAATAACTATCTGGATTTTCATACACTAACATTTTATAAAATCCCATTACTATAGAAGCAGTAACCCCTATAAATCCCAAGAATGCTAAGATACTATAAAGAGTAGATTTTTTTGAACTTTCTTTTACATGAACTACTTCACTCTGAACACTACTTTTATCCTGTATTTGATTTACACTCATAACATACACCCCTAATTTATTATCAGTACAATTCTACCAATTATATACATAAAAGGGAATACAATATTTTTTCTGTGCGTGTGTAATTTAGTAAGGTAGAAAAATTTTTTTAAAAGTTGGGGTATCGCTCTATCTAATCGTCAATTAATTTATACAGAAATCATCATGACTATATTTCTATCCATAATATTCATCAATTTTTATCATAATTTCTCTATAAATCAATCAAATATACGGCTACTCACTGTACCGCGCTTACTCACAGAATTAGAATAATAGGAATTGCAAATTTACAACTCCCATTTTTGACTATTCTAATTTTCATTTTACTAATATTAGCATCCTATTAAACATTAATTCCAATTGATTTTAGGTACATTAGATTATTCATGACGTTATTATTTATCGTACTATCTATTAGAACATCTTGTAGAGTATCCTGTGACGTTACACACTCATTAATCTTAGTTCTAATAATCCTATTTTAGTAGTCATTACTTCTCTTACTGTCCATTCTACATTATCAAAAGTAAATACCTTATTAATTGCATAGGTTTCTCTTGCTTTTGGCGTATCTTTCAATGTTAAAATTGTTTCTGTATTGGCTACTGTGATAATTTGATTATTAGCAATAGAAACTTCTCTATGACGAAATACGCCAACGAATAAACCTACAATTTTATTTTCAGTTTTATAAATTGGCGCACCATTAGGTTGTCTTCCTACGATTTCATCTGTTTTTACCTTTTCAATAATCACATTTTCGTAGTTACAGTAATCTAAAATTGCCTTATATTTAGCACCACGTTCAAATACTACGTCACCCGTTACAATATAGTAGTCGTTATCTGTAAGCATTAGCACATCACCGCGCTTGAACTCATTGGCTGCGTGTAGATGATAGGAGGAGTTAGGACTTAACGTTGCATTGGTTGTGAAGCCTTGTACCATGTACTCGAATTCTGAATCAGGATTAAGAGTGAT containing:
- the lpdA gene encoding dihydrolipoyl dehydrogenase gives rise to the protein MAKEYDVVILGGGTGGYVAAIRAAQLGLKTAIVEKNKLGGTCLHAGCIPTKALLRSAEVYVQSKKALDFGIEVQGVTLQFDRIQQRKEQVVNQLYKGVQHLMKKGKIDVFGGYGRILGPSIFSPMPGTISVEMSDGSENEMLIPKNVIIATGSRPRHLAGLKVDGEKVFTSDEFLTLEQLPKSVVIIGGGVIGVEWASMLIDFEVDVTILEAGNRLIPTEDEAISDEMYKQLTKRGVSIHFNVQLDPSTVQVAEQVSIPLEGNTIEAQAVLLSVGRVANTENIGIENTEIELENGSILVNESFQTKESHIYAIGDVIGGMQLAHVASHEGIRAVEHIVGTHLMPIEYAKIARGVYSSPEVASVGLTEAQAHQQGYQVTTATFPFKAIGKAIVYGESEGFVKVIVDELSNDVIGVHLIGPHATDLISEAALGLFLNASPWEFGQMVHLHPSLSEVIGEAALAIEGKAIHF
- a CDS encoding Glu/Leu/Phe/Val family dehydrogenase, encoding MELFKYMQKYDYEQLVFCQDEASGLKAIIAIHDTTLGPALGGSRMWTYASEEDAIEDALRLARGMTYKNAAAGLNLGGGKTVIIGDPFKDKNEEMFRALGRFIQGLNGRYITAEDVGTSVSDMDLIHEETNYVTGISPAFGSSGNPSPVTAYGVFLGMKAAAKEAFGDDNLGGRKIAVQGLGNVAYTLCEYLHKEGARLVVTDINQAAIDRVVNDFGARAVLPDEIYEQEVDIFAPCALGAIINDTTIPKLKARVIAGSANNQLAESKHGLVLHEMGIVYAPDYVINAGGVINVADELYGYNRERAMKRVETIYTSLEKIFAISKEQDIPTYLAANHLAEERIARVAKTRSTFLQNEKNILNGR
- a CDS encoding DUF2627 domain-containing protein; translated protein: MARMAAFIVLVIPAILMAAGIKFMRDTLFGILISPFPWIWVQFVVGVIFFAVSFLFFAGFLLHRDRKRGKVADRWQNK
- a CDS encoding glycerophosphodiester phosphodiesterase — encoded protein: MKAIPVFAHRGASNSCLENTFAAFKKAQSMGADGIELDIQISKDGILVVFHDLDLKRLAGKRRNVSDCSFKELQSYKLGKRFTRRFFGHSIESFQTVLDWANEQQMPLNIELKQSLLMNEAAFRQFLVAMQVPKNSHFSSFHERLLRIVKEVRPEMETAYIITKKFDWTTIKKPSFFDTIHAHKRYYKRHYLNNCEEAAMGIRFYGIVGNEPFLKNPHPAVKGWITDFPDKVQKAQLN
- a CDS encoding DUF342 domain-containing protein yields the protein MAIFENQFFEVSEKNDKVYIKTVKTGFMLKDFDTIVRLNPRIKLTNFAVLKQVLNEVTPNPVEIGTWLPSVTLEVSRDKMSASLFVYETMDSIRSNPQQFQQTVQKLLKEQNVVYGIQDIKFETMVSGKAILIAQGTPPVKGEDAKVTYLNIPERKPVIREDGKADYYDMNFIFEIEEGAWLGEKIHAQPGIPGTNVYGESIAAQRGRDIPIKYDRKSAYESEEDGKTVIRSKINGVLEDHKGVVSVNYHLPVNGDVGVQTGNIDFNGSISIRGTVQAGFSVVAKGDISIEGPEGVSGAKLIKSIDGDIFIRGGIFGLGETRVEAGGNIFVKHVNEANLVAGGEVSIGFYALGSNIQAHSILVDERKGKIIGGTAIAKSTIVSAITGNRLERKTELIINSVNKTDGLELIQSKAALLKSMQEDILQLESQINRIMPVVNNLTKPQVAALEQTKLKLAANKESAASLDREIKQLMTDLRSVGKEEINVTKEAHPGTYLQIGKKSTMLTNMTNGRFLLEFGELNV